In one Corallococcus sp. EGB genomic region, the following are encoded:
- a CDS encoding STAS domain-containing protein — MTGLRIHREEEAAGRITLRLEGTLDGRTAQELSSSLKALGQSEVVLDFAHLREFKDSAVGILTHGLKDSAVQLRGLATHHERMFRYFGVLSAPTTHRPYYTPEDILSV; from the coding sequence ATGACGGGGCTTCGGATTCATCGGGAGGAGGAGGCGGCGGGTCGGATCACCTTGCGCCTGGAAGGAACGCTGGACGGCCGTACGGCGCAGGAGCTGAGCAGCTCGCTGAAAGCGCTGGGGCAGAGCGAGGTCGTCCTGGACTTCGCGCACCTGCGTGAGTTCAAGGACAGCGCGGTGGGCATCCTGACCCACGGCCTGAAGGACAGCGCCGTGCAGCTGCGCGGGCTGGCCACGCACCACGAGCGGATGTTCCGCTACTTCGGCGTGCTGTCCGCGCCGACGACGCACCGGCCCTACTACACGCCCGAGGACATCCTGTCCGTCTGA
- a CDS encoding lmo0937 family membrane protein: protein MYWTMGIILLVLWVMGLITGSTEGQWVHLLLVFSIIAFVLAVASLGRRRGLA from the coding sequence GTGTACTGGACCATGGGCATCATCTTGTTGGTGTTGTGGGTGATGGGGCTGATCACTGGTTCGACGGAGGGGCAGTGGGTGCACCTCCTGCTGGTGTTCTCGATCATCGCGTTCGTGCTGGCCGTGGCGTCGCTGGGGCGCCGGCGGGGGCTGGCGTGA
- a CDS encoding lytic transglycosylase domain-containing protein — MRGWTVAMAAAAMLVGTNSVAFPVQVPVGAQGEAPDVAALRAQLAEKDAQLKAALARLQQYEDEADYLRAEQMGVAEAVRASGLPDRQQRRLAVSIVREAERNNLDPLLVVALIRCESSFNNYAVSGVGAMGLMQVMPDTGKYLAEKSGYKLGRHTNLFDFETNVNLGTAYLADLISRFGSVEGALVAYNAGPSLAKRILAKKENRVKFMAGYPAKVVKEFRKLKAQQERAISLRAEQATTDRKG, encoded by the coding sequence ATGCGGGGCTGGACGGTGGCGATGGCGGCGGCGGCGATGCTGGTGGGGACCAACTCGGTGGCTTTCCCGGTGCAGGTGCCTGTGGGCGCGCAGGGGGAGGCGCCGGACGTCGCGGCCCTGAGGGCGCAGCTGGCGGAGAAGGACGCGCAGCTCAAGGCGGCCCTGGCCCGGCTGCAGCAGTACGAGGATGAAGCGGACTACCTCCGCGCGGAGCAGATGGGCGTGGCCGAGGCCGTGCGCGCCTCCGGGCTCCCGGACCGGCAGCAGCGCCGGCTGGCGGTGTCCATCGTCCGCGAGGCGGAGCGCAACAACCTGGATCCGCTGCTGGTGGTGGCGCTGATCCGCTGCGAGTCCTCCTTCAACAACTACGCGGTGTCCGGCGTGGGCGCCATGGGCCTCATGCAGGTGATGCCCGACACGGGCAAGTACCTGGCGGAGAAGTCCGGCTACAAGCTGGGCCGCCACACCAACCTCTTCGACTTCGAAACCAACGTGAACCTGGGCACGGCCTACCTGGCGGACCTCATCAGCCGCTTCGGCTCCGTGGAGGGCGCGCTCGTCGCCTACAACGCGGGCCCCTCGCTGGCGAAGCGCATCCTGGCCAAGAAGGAGAACCGGGTGAAGTTCATGGCCGGCTACCCCGCCAAGGTCGTGAAGGAGTTCCGCAAGCTGAAGGCCCAGCAGGAGCGCGCCATCAGCCTGCGTGCCGAGCAGGCAACAACCGACCGCAAGGGTTGA